A section of the Prionailurus bengalensis isolate Pbe53 chromosome C2, Fcat_Pben_1.1_paternal_pri, whole genome shotgun sequence genome encodes:
- the LOC122492348 gene encoding olfactory receptor 5H2-like codes for MGTKNATELKEFVLMGLTYQPEWQIPLFLVFLVIYLITIVGNLGLISLICNEPQLHIPMYFFLGNLAFVDVWISSTVTPKMLVNFFAKGKMISLSECMIQFFSFVMSATTECFLLATMAYDRYVAICKPLLYPVIMTSRLSMQLLVSSFVGGLLHAIIHTGFLFRLTFCNSNIIHHFYCDIMPLFKISCTDPSINVLIVFIFSGSIQMFTILTVLVSYTSVLFTILKKKSLQGIRKAFSTCGTHLLSVSLYYGPLLFMYVRPVSAKADDQDMMDSLFYTVIIPVLNPIIYSLRNKKVIDSLRKMLKRKA; via the coding sequence ATGGGAACTAAAAATGCAACAGAGCTAAAAGAGTTTGTTCTCATGGGACTTACATATCAACCAGAGTGGCAAATTCCTTTGTTCCTGGTATTCCTAGTTATATATCTCATCACCATTGTGGGAAACCTTGGTCTGATTTCTCTCATATGCAATGAGCCTCAGCTTCACAtccccatgtactttttccttgGGAATCTGGCATTTGTGGATGTTTGGATATCATCCACGGTGACCCCCAAGATGTTGGTCAACTTTTTTGCCAAGGGCaagatgatctctctctctgaatgcatgatacaatttttttcctttgtaatgagTGCCACCACAGAATGTTTTCTGCTGGCAACAATGGCATATGATCGATATGTGGCCATATGCAAGCCTTTACTTTATCCAGTAATTATGACCAGTAGACTATCCATGCAGCTATTAGTTTCATCATTTGTAGGTGGACTTCTTCATGCCATAATTCACACAGGCTTTTTATTCAGATTAACGTTCTGTAATTCTAACATAATACATCACTTTTACTGTGACATCatgccattatttaaaatttcttgtactGATCCTTCTATTAATGTTctgatagtatttattttttctggatcAATTCAGATGTTCACCATTCTGACTGTTCTTGTCTCTTACACATCAGTTCTCtttacaatcttaaaaaagaagtctCTACAAGGCATAAGGaaagccttctccacctgtggAACCCATCTCTTATCTGTCTCTTTGTACTATGGTCCTCTTCTCTTCATGTATGTGCGCCCTGTATCTGCAAAAGCAGATGACCAAGATATGATGGACTCTCTATTTTACACTGTCATAATTCCTGTGTTAAATCCAATTATCTATAGCTTGAGAAATAAGAAAGTCATAGATTCactgagaaaaatgttaaagagaaaagcTTAG